The following coding sequences are from one Lipingzhangella halophila window:
- a CDS encoding heavy-metal-associated domain-containing protein, translated as MADVDDGNNTPVTARYTVSGMSCEHCVKSVTEEVGEVAGVTGVDVDLASGLLSVTSDGRAGDAAIRAAVEEAGYAVEGR; from the coding sequence ATGGCTGACGTCGACGACGGGAACAACACACCAGTTACCGCTCGCTACACAGTGAGCGGGATGTCCTGCGAGCACTGCGTCAAGTCGGTTACCGAGGAGGTGGGTGAGGTCGCGGGCGTCACCGGAGTGGATGTCGACCTGGCGTCGGGACTGCTCTCGGTGACCAGCGACGGCCGTGCCGGGGACGCCGCCATCCGCGCCGCGGTCGAAGAGGCCGGCTACGCGGTTGAGGGGCGCTGA
- a CDS encoding alpha/beta fold hydrolase, translating to MNSTTTAPTAHTLDVPGARLYYETRGTGPLVVLVGAPMDARPFASLADLLATDHTVLTTDPRGINRSPVDDPDQDATPEMRADDLARLVSHVGTGPAAVLGSSGGAVSALALVQAHPELVHTAIAHEPPLDELLDDREELRERTEDMIATYLSGDTVGAFRKFLDTANITLPEEVIEQMVGGERDPQDIADEHFQYAHMLRPTTRWRPDISKLRSAATRVVVGIGEDSAGELCERTSKALAEELGTAPTMFPGGHIGFAEDPERFAPRLRAVLREG from the coding sequence ATGAACAGCACGACGACCGCTCCCACGGCCCACACCCTCGACGTGCCGGGTGCCCGGTTGTACTACGAGACACGCGGCACGGGTCCCCTCGTGGTGCTGGTTGGCGCCCCGATGGACGCGCGGCCCTTCGCGTCGCTGGCGGACCTGCTCGCCACTGACCACACCGTGCTCACCACCGACCCCCGAGGGATCAACCGCAGCCCGGTCGACGATCCCGACCAGGACGCCACCCCGGAGATGCGGGCCGACGACCTCGCCCGGCTCGTGAGCCACGTCGGCACCGGGCCCGCCGCGGTCCTGGGCTCCAGCGGCGGCGCCGTCAGCGCCCTGGCCCTTGTCCAGGCCCACCCGGAGCTGGTCCACACCGCCATCGCGCACGAGCCGCCGCTGGACGAGCTGCTCGACGACCGCGAGGAGCTCCGCGAGCGGACCGAGGACATGATCGCCACCTACCTCTCTGGTGACACTGTCGGCGCCTTCCGCAAGTTCCTGGACACCGCCAACATCACGTTGCCCGAGGAGGTGATCGAGCAGATGGTCGGCGGGGAACGCGACCCGCAGGACATCGCCGACGAACACTTCCAGTACGCGCACATGCTGCGCCCGACCACGAGATGGCGTCCCGACATCTCCAAGTTGCGCTCGGCGGCGACCCGCGTCGTGGTGGGGATCGGCGAGGACTCCGCGGGGGAGCTCTGCGAGCGCACCTCCAAGGCTCTCGCTGAGGAGCTCGGAACCGCCCCGACGATGTTCCCCGGCGGCCACATCGGCTTCGCCGAGGACCCCGAGCGGTTCGCCCCGCGGCTGCGGGCGGTGCTGCGCGAGGGCTGA
- a CDS encoding sigma-70 family RNA polymerase sigma factor yields MSQDSSEPAESTATEDTEESDLIRARGGDSDVFDRLVAPLRRELHAHCYRMLGSTHDADDAVQEALLRAWRGLARFEGRSSLRSWLYTVATRTCLDSIESRGRRALPIDLGPSSDRAVVDDTPVTDVAWLGPYPDVGLGDGRAAPDARYEQREAVELAFVAALQHLPGNQRAALLLFEVLGFSAAEIATMMDTSTTSVNSALARARVVVTKRVPAPTQQQTLRAVGDARLREIVSGYTTALEHGDGDALVALLTEDVTWSMPPRPHWYHGIDAVTDFAVRVPLTGCGSWRHSTTTANGQPAVGHYLWDEAAGAHLSWSVTVLALRGERISELTSFIGPEHFAPFGLPDSLP; encoded by the coding sequence GTGAGCCAAGATTCTTCCGAGCCGGCGGAGAGCACCGCGACGGAGGACACCGAGGAGTCCGACCTGATCCGGGCACGCGGCGGCGACAGCGACGTGTTCGACCGCCTTGTGGCGCCCCTGCGCCGGGAGCTCCACGCGCACTGCTACCGCATGCTGGGCTCCACCCACGACGCCGACGACGCCGTGCAGGAAGCCCTGCTGCGAGCGTGGCGCGGGCTCGCACGCTTCGAGGGGCGCAGCTCACTGCGCTCGTGGCTGTACACCGTGGCCACCCGCACCTGCCTGGACAGCATCGAGAGCCGCGGACGGCGGGCGTTGCCCATCGACCTCGGCCCGTCCAGTGACCGCGCCGTGGTCGACGACACCCCGGTGACCGACGTCGCCTGGCTCGGCCCCTACCCCGACGTGGGCCTCGGCGATGGGCGTGCCGCGCCGGACGCGCGTTACGAGCAGCGCGAGGCGGTCGAGCTCGCGTTCGTCGCCGCCCTGCAGCATCTGCCGGGCAATCAGCGGGCGGCGCTGCTGCTCTTCGAGGTGCTCGGGTTCTCCGCCGCCGAGATCGCCACCATGATGGACACCTCGACCACGTCGGTGAACTCCGCGCTCGCACGCGCCCGCGTGGTCGTCACGAAGCGGGTGCCCGCGCCCACCCAGCAGCAGACACTGCGCGCGGTCGGTGACGCCCGGCTGCGGGAGATCGTGTCCGGTTACACCACCGCGCTGGAACACGGCGACGGCGACGCCCTCGTCGCACTACTGACTGAGGACGTCACCTGGTCGATGCCACCGCGGCCGCACTGGTACCACGGCATCGACGCCGTCACCGACTTCGCCGTGCGTGTCCCGCTGACCGGCTGCGGCTCCTGGCGGCACAGCACGACCACCGCGAACGGCCAGCCGGCGGTCGGGCACTACCTCTGGGACGAGGCCGCCGGCGCGCACCTGAGCTGGTCGGTCACCGTGCTGGCGCTGCGTGGCGAGCGGATCAGCGAACTCACGTCCTTCATCGGCCCCGAGCATTTCGCCCCGTTCGGGCTGCCCGACTCACTGCCCTGA
- a CDS encoding SSI family serine proteinase inhibitor, whose translation MALRASRDSDRGASFVSYAALVMLVSVVAAAVLGTADIPTATATLYHNAVCAVGGDDEDCEGAALPPEYEEEEEQVELVITVSSNAGAPSERWTLTCSPAGGSHPDPEAACAALQAADHTMPEPVSDGELCTRQLGSSTATVSGSIGDTEINEEFDQRGGCEIARWEELGSVLSP comes from the coding sequence ATGGCGCTACGAGCAAGCCGCGACTCCGATCGCGGGGCATCCTTCGTCAGCTACGCCGCGTTGGTCATGCTCGTCAGCGTGGTGGCGGCGGCCGTCCTGGGGACCGCGGACATCCCCACGGCCACCGCCACCCTCTACCACAACGCCGTATGTGCCGTAGGGGGCGACGACGAGGACTGCGAAGGCGCCGCGCTACCTCCTGAGTATGAGGAGGAAGAAGAGCAGGTCGAACTGGTGATCACCGTCTCCTCGAACGCCGGCGCGCCCTCCGAACGCTGGACCCTGACCTGTTCCCCGGCCGGTGGCAGCCATCCGGACCCGGAAGCGGCGTGCGCGGCCCTGCAGGCGGCCGACCACACGATGCCCGAGCCTGTCTCGGACGGCGAACTCTGCACCAGGCAACTCGGGTCGAGCACGGCGACCGTCAGCGGCAGCATCGGCGACACCGAGATCAACGAGGAGTTCGACCAGCGCGGCGGGTGCGAGATCGCGCGCTGGGAGGAGCTGGGCTCCGTGCTCTCCCCATGA
- a CDS encoding dihydrofolate reductase family protein produces the protein MAKLLYSVTMSLDGFISGPGGDMSWLTEYLEPNPTIDELVGDIGALLVGNRTFRGDDPHADMPGEGEPFGGGWSGPQFVLTRNPPPSPVPGITFVSDLDSGVAAAKAAAGDSYVNILGASVARQCLDAGVLDEVLVCVAPVLLGDGTRLFDHPGGSTVALERVSLTHTPRITNIWLRVA, from the coding sequence ATGGCCAAACTGCTGTACTCCGTCACCATGTCGCTCGACGGGTTCATCAGTGGACCGGGAGGTGACATGTCCTGGTTGACGGAGTACCTCGAACCGAATCCCACGATCGACGAACTGGTCGGCGACATCGGTGCCCTGCTCGTGGGTAACCGCACCTTCCGCGGCGACGACCCGCACGCGGACATGCCCGGCGAGGGTGAGCCGTTCGGCGGGGGATGGAGCGGGCCGCAGTTCGTGCTCACCCGCAATCCGCCCCCGAGCCCGGTTCCCGGAATCACGTTCGTCAGTGACCTCGACAGCGGCGTCGCCGCGGCCAAGGCCGCCGCCGGGGACTCCTACGTCAACATCCTCGGCGCCAGTGTCGCCCGCCAGTGCCTCGACGCGGGGGTGCTCGACGAGGTGCTCGTGTGTGTCGCCCCCGTGCTGCTCGGCGACGGCACCCGGCTGTTCGACCACCCGGGCGGATCTACTGTCGCGCTCGAACGCGTCAGTCTCACCCACACGCCGCGGATCACGAACATCTGGCTGCGCGTGGCTTAG
- a CDS encoding NAD-dependent epimerase/dehydratase family protein, with the protein MRILVTGGAGFIGSHIVTELTRRGHDPVVLDALLPEAHPQAPPLPDAEWIHASAEDPAAVRQALRGIDAVCHQAAMVGLGTGFSDAPDYVSRNDLGTAVLLAAMAEADVRDLVLAGSMVVYGEGRYDCPRHGRVWPGPRSPADLDAGRFEPTCPDCGADLLPGLVGEDTPPDPRNVYAVTKLTQEHLAAAWTREMGGRAVSLRYHNVYGPGMPRDTPYAGVASLFRSALARGEAPRVFEDGAQRRDFVHVRDVAAANAVALEAIPDRTPGVLTAFNTGSGEPHTIGEMAQALADEHGGPAPKVTGEYRLGDVRHITASSQRLLAELDWRPQVGFADGMAEFARAAQRGAPGPVTSTPSAG; encoded by the coding sequence ATGCGCATACTCGTCACCGGTGGCGCGGGTTTCATCGGGTCGCACATCGTCACCGAGCTGACTCGCCGGGGGCACGACCCGGTGGTGCTCGATGCCCTGCTCCCCGAGGCCCACCCGCAGGCCCCTCCCCTCCCCGACGCCGAATGGATCCACGCCAGCGCCGAAGACCCCGCGGCCGTTCGGCAGGCCCTGCGCGGCATTGATGCTGTCTGTCACCAGGCCGCTATGGTCGGCCTCGGAACCGGCTTCTCCGACGCCCCGGACTACGTCTCCCGAAACGACCTGGGCACGGCGGTGCTGCTCGCGGCCATGGCCGAGGCGGACGTGCGCGACCTCGTACTCGCCGGGTCGATGGTGGTCTACGGCGAGGGCCGGTACGACTGCCCGCGGCACGGCCGGGTATGGCCCGGGCCGCGATCGCCCGCCGACCTCGACGCCGGCCGGTTCGAGCCCACCTGCCCGGACTGCGGCGCGGACCTGCTTCCCGGCCTCGTCGGGGAGGACACACCGCCCGACCCGCGCAACGTCTACGCGGTAACGAAACTGACCCAGGAGCACCTGGCCGCGGCGTGGACGCGCGAGATGGGCGGGCGCGCGGTCTCGTTGCGCTACCACAACGTGTACGGCCCCGGGATGCCCCGCGACACCCCGTACGCGGGTGTGGCCTCACTGTTCCGGTCCGCGCTGGCCCGCGGCGAGGCGCCCCGGGTGTTCGAGGACGGCGCCCAGCGGCGCGACTTCGTGCACGTGCGGGACGTGGCCGCGGCGAACGCGGTCGCGCTGGAGGCCATCCCCGACAGGACGCCGGGAGTGCTCACCGCGTTCAACACCGGCAGCGGCGAGCCCCACACCATCGGCGAGATGGCCCAGGCGCTGGCCGACGAGCACGGCGGTCCCGCACCGAAGGTCACCGGCGAGTACCGGCTGGGCGACGTACGGCACATCACCGCCTCCTCGCAGCGGCTCCTGGCCGAGCTCGACTGGCGGCCCCAGGTCGGCTTCGCCGATGGCATGGCGGAGTTCGCCCGCGCGGCACAGCGGGGCGCACCCGGGCCGGTTACCTCGACGCCATCGGCAGGGTGA
- a CDS encoding sensor histidine kinase — protein MQDLLLIALFAFLGAAAAGLAGAVVLRVLRHRSVMVALAVVACVAVTAMLAGTLAVAWAMFLSPHDLTVVTVVCAMAAVISLPTALLLGRWVVARSSELTRAARSFGEGGSFDEPERPATAELAELSRELAATSAKLSESRERERALESSRRELVAWISHDLRTPLAGLRAMSEALEDGMAQDPDRYFRQIRAEVDRLNSMVGDLFELSRIHSGALVLSPSRISVYDLVDEALTVAGPLARENGVRLVGGGIDAIPIEVDGKEMSRVLGNLLVNAIRSTPADGTVAVAAERRETEGTVVLRVTDSCGGIADNDLPHVFTTGWRGNHARTPPSGAGLGLAIVRGIVEAHAGEAAVRNVDGGCSFEVTLPMASR, from the coding sequence ATGCAAGACCTGCTGCTCATCGCGTTGTTCGCGTTTCTTGGTGCCGCCGCGGCGGGATTGGCCGGCGCGGTCGTCCTGCGGGTGCTGCGGCACCGCTCCGTCATGGTGGCGCTCGCCGTTGTCGCCTGCGTGGCGGTCACGGCCATGCTCGCCGGAACGCTGGCCGTGGCCTGGGCCATGTTCCTGTCCCCGCACGACCTCACCGTCGTGACCGTCGTCTGCGCGATGGCCGCGGTGATCTCGCTGCCCACCGCCCTGCTCCTGGGCCGGTGGGTGGTGGCCCGGAGCAGCGAGCTGACCCGTGCCGCCCGCTCCTTCGGTGAGGGCGGCAGCTTCGACGAGCCCGAGCGCCCCGCCACAGCGGAGCTGGCCGAGCTGAGCCGGGAGCTGGCGGCGACAAGCGCGAAACTCAGTGAGTCCCGCGAACGCGAGCGCGCCCTGGAGTCCTCGCGCCGCGAGCTTGTCGCCTGGATCTCACACGACCTGCGCACCCCGCTCGCCGGGCTGCGCGCCATGTCCGAAGCCCTCGAAGACGGCATGGCCCAGGACCCCGACCGCTACTTCCGGCAGATACGCGCCGAGGTGGACCGGCTCAACTCCATGGTCGGCGACCTGTTCGAGCTCTCCCGGATCCACTCCGGCGCGCTGGTCCTCAGCCCCAGCCGCATCTCGGTCTACGATCTCGTCGACGAGGCGCTCACCGTCGCCGGCCCACTCGCCCGGGAGAACGGTGTCCGGCTGGTCGGGGGCGGCATCGACGCGATCCCGATCGAGGTCGACGGCAAGGAGATGTCCCGGGTGCTGGGCAACCTGCTGGTCAATGCCATCCGCAGTACCCCGGCCGACGGCACGGTCGCGGTGGCCGCGGAGCGCCGCGAGACCGAGGGCACCGTGGTGCTGCGCGTCACCGACAGTTGCGGCGGCATAGCCGACAACGACCTGCCGCACGTGTTCACCACCGGCTGGCGCGGCAACCACGCCCGCACGCCGCCGTCCGGGGCCGGGCTCGGGCTCGCAATTGTCCGCGGGATCGTCGAGGCCCACGCGGGAGAGGCGGCGGTGCGGAACGTGGACGGCGGGTGCAGCTTCGAGGTCACCCTGCCGATGGCGTCGAGGTAA
- a CDS encoding response regulator transcription factor encodes MDTPQGPQTGRILVVEDDPTVAEVVVGYLDRAGYVVDHASDGHAALQYAARHWPELVVLDLMLPGMDGLDVCRTLRTRGPVPVVMLTARGDEDDRILGLEIGADDYVTKPFSPRELVLRVESVLRRSHSAATGEDSPLLRLRGITVDKAARRATKDGAELALTLREFDLLEYLLRHPGQAFGREHLMREVWGWEFGDLSTVTVHVRRLRGKIEDDPAQPRLITTVWGIGYRFDADAASIEG; translated from the coding sequence ATGGACACGCCGCAGGGACCACAAACCGGCCGGATCCTCGTGGTTGAGGATGACCCGACGGTCGCCGAGGTTGTCGTGGGGTACCTGGACCGCGCCGGGTACGTTGTCGACCACGCATCCGATGGTCACGCGGCTCTCCAGTACGCCGCACGGCATTGGCCCGAGCTGGTGGTCCTCGACCTCATGCTGCCCGGCATGGACGGGCTGGACGTGTGCCGGACCCTGCGCACGCGCGGTCCGGTGCCGGTGGTCATGCTCACCGCGCGCGGCGACGAGGACGACCGGATCCTGGGCCTGGAGATCGGCGCCGACGACTACGTGACCAAGCCGTTCAGCCCGCGCGAACTGGTGCTGCGAGTGGAGTCCGTGCTGCGCCGCAGCCATAGCGCGGCCACCGGGGAGGACAGTCCGCTGCTGCGGCTCCGCGGGATCACCGTCGACAAGGCGGCGCGCCGCGCCACCAAGGACGGCGCGGAGCTCGCGCTGACCCTGCGCGAGTTCGACCTGTTGGAGTACCTGCTGCGGCATCCCGGCCAGGCGTTCGGGCGCGAGCACCTCATGCGCGAGGTGTGGGGCTGGGAGTTCGGGGACCTGTCGACCGTCACGGTCCACGTGCGCCGGCTGCGTGGCAAGATCGAGGACGACCCCGCGCAGCCCCGCCTCATCACCACCGTGTGGGGCATCGGTTACCGGTTCGACGCGGATGCGGCGTCCATCGAAGGATGA
- a CDS encoding glycosyltransferase family 2 protein, which yields MTKSTEPDMTATRVDVVLPCLDEAGALPWVLERIPAGWRAIVVDNGSTDGSPEIAREHGAAVVHESRRGFGAACHAGLLASDADIVCFCDCDASLDPGMLPPLVRLVLDGTADLVLGRRRPEGRGAWPLRARVGNIALARMLRRRTGVTLRDLGPMRAARRGALLGLDLTDRRSGYPLQMVVHAADAGWRIEERDVAYRPRTGKSKVTGTWLGTFQAVRDMSEVLRSEARPSHPAEDGSAAAEQRSRLEDR from the coding sequence GTGACCAAATCGACCGAACCCGACATGACCGCCACACGAGTGGACGTGGTGCTCCCCTGTCTCGATGAGGCCGGCGCCCTGCCCTGGGTTCTGGAGCGTATCCCGGCCGGTTGGCGAGCGATCGTCGTGGACAACGGGTCCACCGACGGCTCTCCCGAGATCGCCCGCGAGCACGGCGCCGCGGTCGTGCACGAGTCGCGGCGCGGCTTCGGCGCCGCCTGCCACGCCGGGCTACTCGCCTCCGACGCCGACATCGTGTGCTTCTGCGACTGCGACGCCTCTCTCGACCCCGGCATGTTGCCCCCGCTCGTTCGGCTCGTTCTCGACGGCACAGCGGACCTGGTCCTGGGGCGGAGGCGCCCGGAAGGGCGCGGCGCGTGGCCGCTGCGCGCCCGGGTCGGCAACATCGCGCTCGCCCGGATGCTGCGCCGTCGAACCGGCGTCACACTGCGCGACCTCGGGCCGATGCGCGCCGCGCGGCGCGGGGCGCTCCTCGGCCTCGACCTCACCGACCGGCGCAGCGGCTACCCCTTGCAGATGGTGGTGCACGCGGCCGACGCCGGGTGGCGGATCGAGGAGCGCGACGTCGCGTACCGGCCGCGCACCGGGAAGTCCAAGGTGACCGGCACCTGGCTCGGCACCTTCCAGGCCGTCCGGGACATGAGCGAGGTGCTCCGGAGCGAGGCGCGCCCATCGCATCCGGCGGAGGACGGTTCCGCGGCCGCGGAACAGCGATCCCGGCTGGAGGACCGGTGA
- a CDS encoding TIGR04282 family arsenosugar biosynthesis glycosyltransferase — translation MIPGPVTLLIIAKEPVPGRAKTRLVPSYTPEEAATLARAALSDTLDAVCASPARRRVLVLDGNPGSWMPPGIDVLPQCGGGLDERLAAAFAACAGPTLLIGMDTPQVTPQLLAPALAPEGMSGGRAWFGPAVDGGFWALGLPEPAPELLRGVPMSAPDTGAVQRQRLVDAGLQVCDLPTLRDVDTAHDAALVAEAAPGGRFAAQVTRLSRAGVR, via the coding sequence GTGATCCCGGGGCCGGTCACGCTGCTCATCATCGCCAAGGAGCCGGTGCCCGGCCGCGCGAAGACCCGCCTCGTTCCCTCCTACACGCCGGAGGAGGCCGCCACACTGGCCCGGGCGGCGCTCAGCGACACCCTGGACGCGGTGTGCGCCAGCCCCGCGCGGCGCCGCGTGCTGGTGCTCGACGGGAACCCGGGCTCCTGGATGCCGCCGGGCATCGATGTGCTGCCGCAGTGCGGCGGCGGCCTGGACGAGCGGCTCGCGGCGGCGTTCGCGGCGTGCGCCGGGCCGACCCTGCTCATTGGCATGGACACGCCGCAGGTCACCCCCCAGTTGCTGGCGCCCGCGCTGGCACCGGAAGGGATGAGCGGCGGGCGGGCGTGGTTCGGCCCGGCCGTCGACGGCGGTTTCTGGGCGCTGGGGCTGCCCGAGCCCGCGCCGGAACTGCTGCGCGGGGTACCCATGTCCGCGCCCGACACCGGCGCCGTGCAGCGCCAGCGACTCGTCGATGCCGGTCTCCAGGTGTGCGACCTGCCGACTCTACGGGACGTCGACACGGCGCACGACGCCGCCCTCGTGGCCGAGGCCGCACCCGGTGGGCGCTTCGCCGCGCAGGTCACCCGGCTTTCCCGAGCGGGTGTGCGGTGA
- a CDS encoding methyltransferase domain-containing protein — translation MSTAESTLGHGTVSWRADPYTDALRTGRGPLFLRRHDGWMLPLEVERWCARADAADMAVLRRCERAVLDIGCGPGRLVAALAALGHRVLGIDVHPAAVARTIRSGGSAMCRSVFEGLPAEGRWETTLLLDGNIGIGGDPEALLRRVTEISAPGGLLLVEAASADVDERVQVRVDNGRGCLGAAFPWARAGVPAVERHGRAAGWTAVEEWSAQERRFVALRRTTD, via the coding sequence GTGAGCACGGCGGAGTCGACGCTGGGCCACGGCACCGTTTCCTGGCGGGCCGACCCCTACACCGACGCGCTACGCACCGGGCGGGGACCGCTGTTCCTGCGCCGGCACGACGGCTGGATGCTCCCCCTGGAGGTGGAGCGCTGGTGTGCCCGGGCCGACGCCGCCGATATGGCGGTGCTGCGGCGGTGCGAGAGGGCCGTTCTGGACATCGGGTGCGGCCCGGGGCGGTTGGTCGCGGCGCTCGCCGCACTCGGCCACCGGGTGCTCGGCATCGACGTGCACCCGGCGGCCGTGGCGCGCACGATCCGCAGCGGCGGATCCGCGATGTGCCGCTCGGTCTTCGAAGGCCTGCCCGCTGAGGGCCGGTGGGAGACGACACTGCTGCTCGACGGCAACATCGGCATTGGTGGCGACCCCGAAGCGCTGTTGCGCCGGGTCACCGAGATCAGCGCGCCGGGCGGACTGCTACTGGTCGAAGCGGCATCCGCCGACGTCGACGAGCGGGTCCAGGTGCGCGTCGACAACGGCCGCGGGTGCCTCGGGGCCGCGTTCCCATGGGCACGGGCGGGAGTCCCTGCCGTGGAGCGGCACGGCCGCGCCGCGGGCTGGACCGCCGTCGAGGAGTGGTCGGCGCAGGAGCGGCGCTTCGTCGCGCTGCGCCGCACTACTGACTGA
- a CDS encoding molybdopterin-dependent oxidoreductase gives MNATHSGTARSAPPGPTCPEFWRSPLRGPWLTSVLGVVLLVGITVLFVTGLLSYAAYNPGLAEVNDKTPDKGWLGFYLFDWPTRPYWLYRLTQGVHVTLGVALVPVLLAKLWSVVPKLFTWPPVHSLGHALERLSLLLLVGGALFEFVTGVFNVQLNYVFPGSFYTLHFYGAWVFIAAFFAHTALKLPTAWRTLRRRGLRAELRTPVSETRPEPADETGLVSPRPDPPTMSRRGALGLVAAGSLMLLGTTAGQSVGGPLRSTALFAPRGQDPGTGPNGFQVNKTLAAAGLSETDIGPDWRLTVRGGGEEVTLTRDQLLDLPRHSVDLPIACVEGWSTTNQRWGGVRLSDLAELVGLGAGPADVLVDSVQRSGSFRTAALRENQVGDPRALLATHVNGAELSADHGYPARIIVPAAPGVLNTKWVTRLTFTEAR, from the coding sequence ATGAACGCAACGCACAGCGGCACCGCCCGGAGCGCGCCGCCGGGGCCTACGTGCCCGGAGTTCTGGCGCAGCCCGTTGCGCGGCCCGTGGCTGACCTCGGTTCTCGGTGTGGTGCTGCTCGTGGGCATCACCGTGCTGTTCGTAACGGGCCTGCTGTCGTACGCCGCCTACAACCCCGGCCTCGCCGAGGTGAACGACAAGACGCCGGACAAGGGCTGGCTGGGCTTCTACCTCTTCGACTGGCCAACGCGGCCGTACTGGCTCTACCGCCTCACCCAGGGAGTGCACGTGACCCTGGGTGTGGCGCTGGTCCCGGTGCTGCTCGCCAAGCTCTGGTCGGTGGTACCGAAGCTGTTCACCTGGCCGCCGGTGCACTCGCTGGGACACGCCCTGGAGCGGCTCTCGCTCCTGCTGCTGGTGGGCGGCGCGCTGTTCGAGTTCGTCACCGGAGTGTTCAACGTGCAGCTGAACTACGTCTTCCCCGGCTCGTTCTACACGCTGCACTTCTACGGGGCGTGGGTGTTCATCGCCGCGTTCTTCGCCCATACGGCGCTCAAGCTCCCCACCGCGTGGCGCACACTGCGGCGCCGCGGCCTGCGCGCGGAGCTGCGCACCCCGGTGTCCGAGACCCGGCCGGAGCCCGCGGACGAGACCGGGCTGGTCTCCCCGCGTCCGGACCCGCCCACGATGTCCCGCCGAGGGGCGCTCGGCCTGGTCGCGGCGGGGTCGCTGATGCTGCTGGGCACAACCGCGGGGCAGAGCGTCGGCGGGCCGCTGCGGAGCACCGCCCTGTTCGCGCCGCGCGGCCAGGACCCGGGTACCGGGCCCAACGGGTTCCAGGTCAACAAGACCCTCGCGGCGGCCGGCCTCAGCGAAACCGACATCGGGCCGGACTGGCGGCTGACCGTCCGGGGCGGCGGCGAGGAGGTCACGCTGACCCGCGACCAGCTTCTTGACCTGCCCCGGCACTCGGTCGACCTACCGATCGCCTGTGTCGAGGGGTGGTCCACGACCAACCAGCGGTGGGGCGGCGTGCGGCTGTCGGACCTGGCCGAGCTGGTCGGGCTGGGTGCGGGGCCGGCCGATGTGCTCGTCGACTCCGTTCAGCGCAGCGGGTCCTTCCGGACCGCGGCCCTGCGGGAGAACCAGGTCGGCGACCCGAGGGCGCTGCTGGCGACGCACGTCAACGGGGCCGAACTGTCCGCCGACCACGGGTACCCGGCCCGGATCATCGTCCCGGCGGCCCCTGGTGTGCTGAACACCAAGTGGGTCACCCGGCTCACGTTCACGGAGGCGCGATGA
- a CDS encoding sulfotransferase family protein, with amino-acid sequence MVQVIGAGFPRTGTSSLKVALEQLGFGPCHHMFEVMGNPEPQSERWIPVLSAANRAEVDWDFALQGYNASVDWPSSFFWRELAAAYPEAKVILTVRDPRRWYASLRDSILRFMEVDDYNEAPEPMRSMGELGNLINDTLAIPTFGDVEIDEERAVEVFERHTADVRASLPADRLLVFEVSQGWQPLCDFLGVEAPAEPFPRLNDTETMQRMFQNAMESGELITPFDVTRDGSGSHGDH; translated from the coding sequence ATGGTGCAGGTCATCGGCGCGGGTTTCCCGCGCACGGGCACGAGTTCGCTGAAGGTAGCTCTGGAACAGCTCGGGTTCGGCCCGTGCCATCACATGTTCGAGGTGATGGGCAACCCCGAGCCCCAGAGCGAGCGGTGGATCCCGGTCCTCAGCGCGGCGAACAGAGCGGAGGTGGACTGGGACTTCGCGCTGCAGGGCTACAACGCGAGCGTGGACTGGCCCAGCTCCTTCTTCTGGCGCGAGCTCGCGGCGGCCTACCCCGAGGCGAAGGTGATCCTCACCGTTCGCGACCCGCGACGTTGGTACGCCAGCCTCCGCGACAGCATCCTCCGGTTCATGGAGGTGGACGACTACAACGAAGCCCCCGAGCCCATGAGGTCGATGGGTGAACTGGGCAATCTCATCAATGACACGCTCGCGATCCCCACCTTCGGCGACGTGGAGATCGACGAAGAGCGTGCCGTGGAGGTGTTCGAGCGGCACACCGCTGACGTCCGCGCGAGCCTGCCCGCCGACCGCCTGCTCGTCTTCGAGGTCAGCCAGGGATGGCAGCCGCTCTGCGACTTCCTCGGCGTCGAGGCGCCGGCGGAGCCGTTCCCCCGCCTCAACGACACCGAGACCATGCAGCGGATGTTCCAGAACGCCATGGAAAGCGGCGAGCTGATCACGCCGTTCGACGTCACACGGGACGGGAGCGGGTCCCACGGGGACCACTGA